The following proteins are co-located in the Fusobacteria bacterium ZRK30 genome:
- a CDS encoding rubredoxin: MKKYVCEVCGYVYDPEVGDVDNGIEAGTKFEDIPEDWVCPPCSMGKDVFAEEN; this comes from the coding sequence ATGAAAAAATATGTTTGTGAAGTATGTGGGTATGTTTATGATCCAGAAGTTGGAGATGTAGATAATGGAATTGAAGCTGGAACTAAATTTGAAGATATTCCTGAAGACTGGGTTTGTCCTCCATGCAGCATGGGGAAAGATGTATTCGCTGAAGAAAACTAA
- a CDS encoding NADH peroxidase: protein MAKVRCTVCGEILDVNVEVCPVCKAGKDKFVAYDENATEEWATEHKLGEGLACGDAEIIEGLKANFAGECTEVGMYLAMSRVADREGYPEVAEAYKRIAFEEAEHAAKFAELLGEVVTDSTEENLRLRVAAEYGATSGKFEIAKRAKKLGLDAIHDTVHEMAKDEARHGKAFKGLLERHFEGK, encoded by the coding sequence ATGGCAAAAGTAAGATGTACAGTATGTGGAGAAATATTAGATGTAAACGTTGAGGTCTGTCCAGTATGTAAGGCAGGGAAGGATAAATTCGTAGCTTATGATGAAAATGCAACTGAAGAGTGGGCAACTGAGCATAAGTTAGGAGAAGGATTAGCTTGTGGAGATGCAGAAATTATCGAAGGATTAAAGGCTAACTTTGCAGGAGAATGTACAGAAGTTGGGATGTACTTAGCAATGTCAAGAGTAGCAGATAGAGAAGGATATCCGGAAGTAGCAGAAGCATACAAGAGAATTGCATTTGAAGAGGCAGAACATGCAGCTAAATTTGCTGAGTTATTAGGAGAAGTAGTAACAGATTCAACAGAAGAAAACTTAAGATTAAGAGTAGCGGCAGAATACGGAGCTACATCTGGTAAATTTGAAATTGCAAAAAGAGCTAAGAAATTAGGATTAGATGCAATTCATGATACAGTACATGAAATGGCTAAAGATGAAGCTAGACATGGAAAAGCTTTCAAAGGTTTATTAGAAAGACATTTTGAAGGGAAATAA